The stretch of DNA CATGAGGTAGGTGATGGTTGGGCATGCGATACGCACGGGGATGTTTGCCAGTGAAACTAATAACAGCTGCTGGAGTAACTCCCAGACTCCCGTTGTAACGTGGGAAGAAAACCAATCTTCTCTGCCTGACCTTCCTTTGACCTAAACTAGCCACGACGCTCCAACCGTAGTCCGAAAAGAAAACCAATATTCTCCATATGACTCTGATTACATTTCATTCCTCTCTTATCCTCCGCCTACTATACGCAAAGTCTCCTTCAACATGCGGACGGCTGCGCCGCTGGTATTTTTTCCGTAATTGCTAGGTACTATCTGATGCTAGTTAATTGTGTTTCAGGATTTCATATGTTTAGTTCAtgattcaacaaaaataattgCTACCTTTGGATCTGCTAGCCAAAATGGTGCCATGCAAGCAAAATTCAGTGGTAGAACATACTGCCAAAGAAAATAAATGCTTATAAATTTTGTTTCCGGGCATTTTAGACCACTAGCGTGCAAGGTGAAGCGAACACTACCATGTTGAGAACTAATCAGCGGTGTGCATCCTGCCAGGCATGCTACAGGTTGAGTTGCGATTAGTGCTGTTCGGCCGTAACCGTTGCTGGAGTGCTACCGGTTAGCAGCGTTCGGCCCGAGTGCTGCTGGCTGTATACTACCAGCGGCGCGGTAGTAGCGTCGCTCCGGCCAAACGCTGCTACAAGGCACGTCTGGACGCCACTAATGAGGGGGTCTTGTACTACTGAGACACCGTCTCACCACCCCATCCCTCTAACCACGTCCCCACCTACCTCCTTTTCTCCAACGCTGGCAGCCTGTGCCCACTCTCCGCCGACCCTGCACCCCGAACAGTCAACCTCTTGTTagagttttttttttgaaaagggggatttcccggcctctgcatcagaaagaTGCATACGGCTATCTTATTAATCAAATAAAGTAGTGCCAACATGGTTTTAAAGGTTTTCAAAAGTAATAAAAAAGCATAGAAAACTCACACAGAGCCAATAAGGGCTAGAAACACCAACTAGCCAAGAAAAgacgccacaaccggctggctaaaACTAGATAGggaaactaattgcctatcctattacatgaccgccatccaaaccggttgaagatatcccaagctaccatctcccagcggaaagacccagtaaccaaatgctccctggcctccgtctgggtgagtagcgaccacgaacggATCAGAGCCGTAGTTCGGAATATGACCTGCAAAAAATGTATACATGAtattctgttaaaaaccaaatcatttctgcaagtCCAGATATTCCACAGCAAAGCACAAACTCCAACCCGAATATGTCTCGCTAAGTCAGGCTCAATCCCATtaagccatgtcccaaataaCGCATTAACAGAATCCGGTGGATTGATATTAAAAGCAATGTGGACCGTCTGCCAAAGTACCTTGGCCAACGGGCAATCAAAAAAGAGGTGTTTGATAGTCTCATCCCGATcgcagaaactacacctagtaggtcctgtccaattacgctttatcaagttgtccttagttaaaataacttgtttatggacaaaccacataaacacttttattttcaaAGAAACTTTGACATCCCAAACATGCTTGGACGTAGGAATGGAGTTCGAATTAataacatcaatatacattgatttaaccGTGAATACTCCAGACTTAGTCAATTTCCAGTGTAATTCGTCGGGTTGTTGTGAAAGCTGGACCTCCATCAGTCTCCTAACTAGACGGAGCCATTCTTCCCAACGATTGCCCGCTAGCGTTCGTCGGAATTGAATTTAAGGGGGGTAGATCGAAAGACCGATGCGACGAACACCTCACGTTGTTGAACAATGCGGTATAAAGACGGATATTGGATGGCCAAGGGTGTCTCGccgagccaagtatcctcccagaaacgtGTACTCATGCCGTTCCCAATAACAAACTTCGTCCTATTAAACATGTGAATCGGTCAGCCTGACTGTAACCTGGGACAAAGTTTTTGTCTGGAGGTACTTGCTGCGAAGGATTTGAGCCCACATAGCATCATTTTCCGATGAGAGCTTCCACAACCACTTGTTAGAGTTAATTGCTCACATTATGCTACTGGTAATCAGATCTTATGTAATACACATGAACACTATTTGATTTGATGCGGAAATTAGTGGACAGTAGAGTGATTATACCTCCGTTTGAAGAGGCCATCTCGGTGGAGGAAGTAGAGTCTGATGTTGGTGATGAATTGCAGCAGCGTAGTCGATCACAACTCCGGCACCTCACTAGAGTAAGGCCAAGCCTTCACGTTAACGTCCAATGCGGTCCTGATTAAAACAAAGTTGGAGTAATTATCGGAGTGCATTGTTACCCTAAGAGATACCATGATCAAATAGGTGCAGGGATGCCCTCATTTATATATAGCGTTGTATATGACGTGGGACCTAACCATCATCGTAATTAGGCCCCCCATCATAGGTGCAAATTGCTAATTACTGTTATTTACTGTTAATCCCATAATTAACTCATGGACCCACTTTAACTTACGGTAATTAACATATTAACCATTTAATCACTTAATATTTCTAATGTTCTTCCACTTGATTGAATCGTTAACATCATTAGTGCATACTTCGACAAAGGCATCACACCAAGATAATGTATTCACAACAATAGATAATCATTACTCGAACCCCCAAATATATAGCGTAAGACTTCATCTCGGAAGAGATAATTATTTATGGTTGGCAGTTTGTATGGGCATGCATCATGCTCCCTAATTATGGTCTTAATAGTTTGTTTCTTTATTAATCATTATTTGCACTTAGTATGCGAAACAAACTTCCTTATTCCAAGTTGAAATATTGAGATCTCATTATTTTAGTTACCCGGATAGTTATAGGCTTTCCATTAGACCGATGCTACCAATATGTTCTCAAAAGAGATTTGGTGGCAAGCCTTTAGTCAGGGGATCAGCAATCATCAATTTAGTACTTATATGCCGGAATTAATTGTTTCATCTTGGACTCTATCTTTCACAACAAGATACTTAAGGTCAATGTGTTTGGCaacaccacttgacttgttactCGAAAAGAAAACTGCAACTTAATTATCGCAGAATAATGTAAGTGGTTTATTTATGCTGTCTACCACTCTAAGTCTAGGAACAAAGTTCTTAAGGCATACAGCTTGCCCGGTAGCCTCAGAACATGGCACAAACTCTTCTTGCATCGTTGAAGATGCAGTAAGTGTCTGTTTGCAGCTTTTCCATTAAATTGATTCCCCTGCAAGTGTGAAGATATAGTCTGATCTGGTTTTCTTACTATCCTTAGAGCATGCAAAATCAGCGTTTGAGTAACTCGTAATTTCTGGGTTGTCAGTCTTTCTATATCTAAGCATATGATTTTTAGTCCCTTAAAGATAGCGCTTTACTTTCTTGACAGCTTTACAGTGATCTAAGTCTGAATTACACTGATATCTGCCAAGCATTCCAGTTACATTTGCTAAGTCAGGACGTGTATATACTTGAGCATACATAATGCTCCTGGAGTGGAAGGTGACATCATAAAGATCCCAATATACTATTGAATTGGACATGTGTGGCACCTACACAATTACTAGTGTCTGATAAAGTTAATAGAGATGATAAAGCTGAACTGCTGTGGTAGGTGGGCCATCTAATAATTGTACATGATCAAGTCGTAAATATAGGCATGCCCGCTCCACTTTTGAGCCCCTATCTAACGAGCACTCATGGAGCAGCTAGTATACATGAGACATGATGTTTTCCAAGGAGTTGCCGCTTTACCGAGAGCCAGCacgtcactagtagaaaacggaccattagtaccggtttgtaagggcctttagtgccggttatggaaccggcactaaagtttcggcactaaagcccccccccccttagtaccggtttggcacgaaccggcgctaaagtgccaccacgtggcgtgagctcgcgccctggtacgggggacctttagtaccgggttttttttaattttcttttttgaaaattttggaaaaaaaatttgtttttttatttttaatttttctgaattatttgatgatttagtctctaatcacctctcttaactactcaagtgtggatcactcattccaaatcatctaacttcccgaccggtcacccatccctctcactactccagcccgagcacgcttaactttcgggttctattctccctcactccaagtctgcacttgttgttttcctgacaatagtaagatgtcaatcctattaatcttcaggaattttgcttgagcatgaagtgacacatttcactgtttgagtttgaaactattgttttaaaaaacaataattatttagtaacactaatatttcttgaataattagtttgaccacagtttgaccacagtttgaccagatttgaccaaaattgaaataactaaaataattatttagtaacactaatattctagaataattagtttgaccattgtttgaccacagtttgcccactgtttgaatatttttcaattttttccactctagatcttaaaagccccgtaacttttttctattaggtttttgaggattttgcaaatgtttaaattcggatgtaacttttcgagtagatgatttttcatataaaaaactttttcatccgagttagtatgcaaaagttatgcccatttttacaaatttcagagagagtttgcaaataaagtcaaaattcacatttgcaaattttcccaacaactagaccacatatcacatgagaaacttattttcttttatttttttgacatttccattattttcttttatttttttaaaactgaaaaggcgatccgggggggggggggtagagtttgaaaatgggacctttagtaccggttcgacccctttagtaccggttcatggcaacAACCCCGTCCACAAGAAAGTTCCCGTGCTCCTCCACGGCGACCGCGCCGTCTGCGAGTCCCTCCTTATCGTCGAGTACGTCGACTAGGCCTTCCCCGGCCCACCCCTCCTCCCCGCCGACCCCTACGAGAGGGCCATGGCCCGCTTCTGGGCCAGCTTCATCGACGGCAAGGTAGGCAACCAACCCGACGGTGGCCGCACACCTCAGTCCTCGCCCAGCTTCATCCGCTGATTTTTTGCCTGCACCGTGCAGTGCTCGAAGGCGTACTGGTTGGCGCTGTGGGCGGAGGGCGAGGCACAGGAGGGGTTTGTGAAGGAGGCCAAGGAGAACTTCGCGCTGCTGGAGGCGCGGCTGGAGGGGAGGCGGTTCTTCGGCGGCGACGCCATCGGTCTTGTCGACATCGCCGCCTGCGGGTTCGCGCACTGGCTAGGCGTCTTCGAGGAGGTTGCCGAGGTGAGACTGGTCACCGAGGACGAGTTCCCTCGCTTCTGCCGCTGGGCCAAGGAGTACGTGTCCGACGAGAAGGTGAGGGCGTGCCTGCCGGACAGGTCGCACCTGCTCGCCCGCTTCGCTGCCAACAAGGGGATGTTCGTGGCCATCGCCAAGTCCATGCTGCCGCCCAAGTAGCTAGCCAGTGTGTCTATGCCCATCCATGGATGTGCACGAGAGCGCGCATGGGTGTGTCTATGCCCATCCAGCGATCGCCGCTGAGTCAGCTTGTGCTGTTCTGCTGGCCAGAATAAAAAAGGGGAACGTATTGGAGAGGAAGCAATGTGTAGGACAAAGTTTCGTGGGATCCCTGCCATGGTTGTGCTGCCCTTGGAGCATGCACTCCGCGACTTAGGGTGTGTTTGGTAGCATGTATGGACCTAGCCTAGCTGTTCTTTTCTAATACATGTTGAGTGTAGACATGCTGAGTCCATGCATTTGCTGTTGTTTGGCAGCGGTGTATGCATTGAGACATGCTGAGCTGAGACTTTATTTGGCAACCTGCATGTGTTTAGACATGCTGAACAATTTTGAATTTCGAAAAAAAATTGAATGGTGAACAAAATTTAAAcaaattttgaacatttttttgacaatttaaacaaattttgaaattctGTTTTTAAAAAATTTAAACATATTTTGAACATTAAAAAATgaaattctgaacattttttgaaaatttaaacaTAATTTGAAATtctattttttttgaaattttgaactttttttgaaaatttaaacaaaatttgatattctaaatattTTTTGGAAAATTTACATATATTTTGATATTATTAATAGTTTTTGAAatttttaatattttttgaaaatttaaacaaaatttgaaatttgaactttttaaaaaattaaaacaaaatttgaaattccTAACTGCACCCTGTCTGGGGTGCATGAGATGGGCATAGCTGAGGGCCTTTTTTGCATCAGACGAAGGTCGGGGCGAGCATGGCTGCCTCCATGCACCCTGTCTGGGGTGCATGAGATGGGCATAGCTGAGGGCCTTTTTTGCATCAGATGAGCATAGCCCAAGTGAGCTCATGCACTCTACCAAACAGCCCAAGTGAGCTCATGCACTCTACCAAACAGCGAAAAGTGGGTCGAATAGGGAACTTTCAGGCTCATGCACCCTCCGTGCAGGCTACCAAACACACCCTTAAGGTAGGAGGAAGCCATGTCCTCCACGGTGCTACTGTTTGGTTCATAAGCCTAGAactttttttagtcccaacttaTAAGTCCTAAGTCCCTAAAAAGTCTCTATATGTTTGGTTTCCGGGACTTATAAGTCTCTATAAGACCATATTATAActataagtccctataagtccctcctTGAGAGTCTTATTCCATAAGTCTCAAATGCTCActttaagtccctataagtccctcctgtttggtttagatgggacttatTTAAGTCCCTAGACCAataagtccctggaaacaaacaccctcGCGTCCAGGCGATTCATTTAGCGCCGACGGCTGACGAGCCATGGACAAATCGCCATGCAATATGCCCCACAAGCATCCACTGAACGcgttttcaaaaaaaatctcaATTTTTCAGACGTGCTGTTTATGCCACAAATGCAAGTGCACCGAATACAAATGCAGAACAACACATATCCTAGCTAGCAGCTTCACCagcaactcaaaacaaaaactgTAGAATATTTTAGTATGGGTCCGTCTATGTTACATCTAGATGTGAGATTATGTTGTCATGTGTTTTGTAATCCTCTCTGCTGGACTTTtttgttgtttgtttgttttttagCCTTTTTCGCTTTTGTTTGCTGTCAGGTTGAACACACGCGGCTGCTTGGCCAGCGCTAGCTAGCTCGGCTCCCTCGCTGGCCTTGACTTGATTGATACTGTACAAGTCTGCATGCAATGAGAAGCAGCCCTATTGTTGATAACGCCCGTATCCTTCAGTTTTTTGCAAAGTGCCCTGCAGCTTGTCCCTAGGTTGACATCTTTTAGGTCAATTTACCCCATCCGCAAAACATGAAAAAAGTTTGTGATTTTTTTAAGAATTTGAAATAAAAATAGTGGTAGCTTAAAAAGTGTTCatcaattcaaaaaatgttcatcaagtCAAAAAAGGTCACAAATTAGAAAAATATATTCACGATATAAAAGATGTTcaagaatttgaaaaatgttcgcTAACTTCAAAAGTTTTCACCAATTCAATACGTATTGGTGAAATTAAATGATGCTCGTGAATTTGTTAAATTTTCATGATTTtctaaaaatattcatgaataaaagaaatgttcatgaattcaaaaaaaaggtcatgaattttaaaaatgtacatcggGACAGAAAAATGGTCGAACCTAGTTGCAAGTTGATGGTGGACTTGAAATTGGGTCAAGAAAATGTTGGGGCCAGTTGCGAGTCAaggatggacttgcaactgggacaaatGAAAGGGTCAATGGCCGAGTTGCATGTCAATGATGGACTTTTAACTGGGACGGAAAATTGATTATAGCCCAGTTGCGAGTCAAGAGTGGACTTGTAACTAGGACAACTACACAAAACAACAATACCAGTTGCGAGTCGAGGATGGACTTACAGCTAGGAAAACTACACAAAACTACGCTAGaagttgcgagtcgagggtgaACTTGCAACTAGGACAACAAAAAATCTATGTGCCTAGTTACGAGTCAaaggtggacttgcaactgggacaactACGAAATTACGAGCCCAGTTGCGAGTCAATGGAGGACTTGCAACTGGGGATGAAAACAAACTGTGCGTTTAGTTGTTGCAGGCTTAGTTGTGAGGGCAAACTTGTAACAAGGACAACTACACAAAAACTATGATACTATTTGCGAATCAAGGGTGGACTCGCAACTGGACAACAAGAAAATACGAGCCTGGTTGCGAGTCGAGCGCggacttgcaactgggatgaaaaataaaataacccagttgcgagtcaagggtggacttgcaactgggacaatAAAAACATAGCTTCAGTTGCAAGTCAAGGGTGGGCTTGCAACTCAGAAAATTATGAACCcggttgcgagtcgatggttgacttgcaactgggatgAAATAATCTATGGGCCAGTTGCGAGTTAAGGGTGTACCTGCAACTGCGATGAAACTGAAAATACATGTGGAGTTGCGATTCAACAATGAGCTTGCAGCTGGGATGAAACAAAAATGGGCCCAGTTGCGAGTGGaggatggacttgcaactgggatgaAAAACAAAAACATAGGCTCCAGTTGCAAGTCGATGGCGGGCTTGCAACTCGGATAACTATGAGCCCACTTGCGAGTCAATGGCAGACTTACAACTGGGAC from Triticum urartu cultivar G1812 chromosome 3, Tu2.1, whole genome shotgun sequence encodes:
- the LOC125549320 gene encoding glutathione transferase GST 23-like, with amino-acid sequence MARFWASFIDGKCSKAYWLALWAEGEAQEGFVKEAKENFALLEARLEGRRFFGGDAIGLVDIAACGFAHWLGVFEEVAEVRLVTEDEFPRFCRWAKEYVSDEKVRACLPDRSHLLARFAANKGMFVAIAKSMLPPK